In a single window of the Salvelinus namaycush isolate Seneca chromosome 18, SaNama_1.0, whole genome shotgun sequence genome:
- the LOC120062888 gene encoding LOW QUALITY PROTEIN: C-C motif chemokine 28-like (The sequence of the model RefSeq protein was modified relative to this genomic sequence to represent the inferred CDS: inserted 1 base in 1 codon; substituted 1 base at 1 genomic stop codon): MDLRVTMLLLFLCALAIKTTEGGIPKCCVKTSMDIPTNLLRKVERAEMQLSNGVCEINALILHVKGKKFCAHPKFKRKLKRLQRXRAEKAEXALVLCGGRELVNERDVMKSVRLEKEEAEKEEAKKEKEAEKEEAEKEEAETEKEAEREEAEKEETEKEAEREEAKKEKEAEKEEAKKEKEAEKEEAETEKEAEKD; the protein is encoded by the exons ATGGATCTTAGAGTGACGATGCTGCTTCTCTTTCTGTGTGCTCTGGCCATCAAGACCACTGAAG GTGGCATTCCTAAGTGCTGCGTGAAGACATCTATGGACATTCCCACCAATCTGCtgaggaaggtagagagagcagagatgcaGTTGAGCAATGGTGTCTGTGAGATCAACGCACTGAT ACTGCATGTGAAAGGGAAGAAGTTCTGTGCCCACCCCAAGTTCAAGAGAAAGCTGAAGAGGCTCCAGA ATAGGGCAGAAAAGGCAGAATAAGCCTTAGTGCTCTGTGGAGGGAGGGAACTCGTTAAT GAGAGAGATGTGATGAAGTCTGTGAGGCTGGAGAAGGAGGAAGCGGAGAAGGAGGAAgcgaagaaagagaaagaagcgGAGAAAGAGGAAGCGGAGAAAGAAgaagcagagacagagaaagaagcgGAGAGGGAGGAAGCGgagaaagaggagacagagaaagaagcgGAGAGGGAGGAAgcgaagaaagagaaagaagcgGAGAAAGAAGAAgcgaagaaagagaaagaagcgGAGAAAGAAGAAgcggagacagagaaagaagcgGAGAAGGATtaa